The Streptomyces sp. GSL17-111 region CGCTCAGAGAATCACCCCGTCCAATAACAAGAGTTTTGTTAAACTCGGCCCCATGGTTACCTCCCAGGCGCCCGGCGAAGGACCCGTCCGGCCCGTATCGGTCTCCCTCCACGAGGGAACCATCGCTGCCCTCAAGGCGCGTACGGGCAAACGAGGCATGTCCGCCTACGTCGAGACCCTCATCCAGCGCCAACTGGAACGGGACCGACTGCGCGAGCTCATCGAAGACGCGGAAGCCGAACACGGTCCGGTCGACCAGGCGGCGGTCGACGCCAAACGCGCCATTCTCCGCGGCGACGCCGCAGGCTCGGCGGACGCCGCGTGAGCGGCACGCTCGTCCTGGACTGCGAAGGCCTGTCCAAACTGGTACGACGCACGCCCGCGATCACCGAGTGGCTGGCTGCGGCCGAATCCGAAGACATCCGCGTCGTCACCAGCTCCGTCACCCTCGTCGAAGCACGCGACCCCAGGGTCAACCAGGCCCGCTTCGACTACGCAGTCTCCCGCGTGAACATCATCCCGCCCACCGAAGCCATCGCCCGCCATGCGAGCAAGCTCCTGGCCGCGGCCGGACTACACGGCCACAAGTACGCCGTCGACGCCATCGTGGCAGCCACCGCACTCACCTCGCCAGCCCCAGCGACCGTCCTGACATCGGATCCCGAAGACCTCCTGAAGCTCTGCGGCCCCAGCATCCGCGTCATCGAGGTCTGACCGCGAGGCCGCGACTCGACCCGCCTCTTGTGCTCAGTGTGGTGGTCCGACACTCCGACGGCCATAACCGGTTCGGCCGCATGCAGGCCACGGCGTCAGCAGGAGGTGCCCCGGGAGGCGGGGCCGTCGGCCTGTGAGGTGGGCGGGGCGGCGCAGCAGCCGCCTCCGTCCGCCTCGGTGACCTCGGGGGCGTCGTAGAGGCCGGCGCCGCCGCACACGCCCGACTCGGGGAGGGTGAGCTCGACGCGCTCGGCGGATTCCCGGTCGCCCGCGAGAGCGGCGGCGATCGAGCGGACCTGCTCGTAGCCGGTGAGCGCGAGGAACGTGGGGGCGCGGCCGTAGGACTTCATCCCGACGAGGTGCACGTCCTGTTCGGGGTGGGACAGCTCGCGCACACCGTGCGGGTAGACGGTGCCGCAGGAGTGCACGTTCGGGTCGATGAGGGGCGCGAGCGCGACGGGCGCCTGGAGCCGGTCGTCCAGGCCGAGGCGGAGTTCGGTGAGGAAGGAGAGGTCGGGGCGGAAGCCGGTGAGGACGATGACCTCGTCCACGGGTTCCGTGCGGCGGCCGTCCTCGGCCACGAGCACCAGCCGCTCACCGTCCCGCTCGATCGCCTCGGTGCGGAAGCCGGTGACGGCGTCGGCGTGCCCGGCCTCGACGGCGGCCTTGGCCCGCAGGCCGAGGGCGCCACGGGCGGGGAGCTGGTCGGCCTCGCCGCCGCCGAAGGTGTCGGTGCCGATGCCACGGCGCAGCACCCACACGGCATGGGTGCCCGGCTCGGCGGCCGCGAGGTCGGCGAGCTGGGCGAGGGCCGTGAAGGCGGACGCGCCGGTGCCGACGACGGCGACCCGCTTTCCGGCGTACCGGACGCGCACGGCCGGGTCGTTCAGGTCGGGCACCCGGTAGGCGAGGCGGGCGGACGCCGCGCGCTCCCCCAGGGCCGGAAGGCCGTTGCCGCCCAACGGGTTCGGCGTGGTCCACGTGCCGGAGGCGTCGAGGACCGCACGGGCGAGGAGCCGCTCCTCCCGGCCGTCGTGGGTGGTGAGCTGGACGGTGAACGGCTGCCCGGCCCGGTCGGCGTCCACGACGCGGTCCCGCCCGGCCCGGGCGACGCCCGTGACGGTGGCGCCGTAGCGCACGCGGGCACCGAGGACGTCGGCTAGGGGCTGGAGGTACTGCTCGGCCCAGTCGGCCCCCGAGGGGTACGCGGCGCCGTCCGGCCGGACCCAGCCGGTGGGCGCCAGCAGCTTCTCGGCAGCCGGGTCGACGACCTCCGACC contains the following coding sequences:
- a CDS encoding type II toxin-antitoxin system VapC family toxin; translation: MSGTLVLDCEGLSKLVRRTPAITEWLAAAESEDIRVVTSSVTLVEARDPRVNQARFDYAVSRVNIIPPTEAIARHASKLLAAAGLHGHKYAVDAIVAATALTSPAPATVLTSDPEDLLKLCGPSIRVIEV
- a CDS encoding NAD(P)-binding domain-containing protein, translated to MNVSTPSELPVVVIGAGPVGLAGAARLLERGIEPLVLEAGPQAGAAVREWGHVRLFSPWSEVVDPAAEKLLAPTGWVRPDGAAYPSGADWAEQYLQPLADVLGARVRYGATVTGVARAGRDRVVDADRAGQPFTVQLTTHDGREERLLARAVLDASGTWTTPNPLGGNGLPALGERAASARLAYRVPDLNDPAVRVRYAGKRVAVVGTGASAFTALAQLADLAAAEPGTHAVWVLRRGIGTDTFGGGEADQLPARGALGLRAKAAVEAGHADAVTGFRTEAIERDGERLVLVAEDGRRTEPVDEVIVLTGFRPDLSFLTELRLGLDDRLQAPVALAPLIDPNVHSCGTVYPHGVRELSHPEQDVHLVGMKSYGRAPTFLALTGYEQVRSIAAALAGDRESAERVELTLPESGVCGGAGLYDAPEVTEADGGGCCAAPPTSQADGPASRGTSC